In the genome of Pseudomonadota bacterium, the window AACGCCGCGTCGGGAGGTGAGCCCGATGTCCCAAATCCAGCCAGCGTTTTGCGCCGTGGCAATGGTGTGACAGGCCATAGGATCTGAATCATTAGCGTAGGGCACTTGCATCGCTAGAGCGCGGTCGTTAAACAGCACATCGTCTTTTTGCAAAAAGGGCACGCCGAGCTGTTTGCCGAGCAACAACGACGCGAAGCCTGTGCAATCGACAAATAAATCGGCTTCGAAAAGCCCGCGCTTTTCGAGCTGAACCGCGGTAAGTGCTCCCGATGCATCTTGTTCGGCAGACTGCACGGTGTCGACCACGTGCTGAACGCCCAACTGATCTCGACAGAATTCCTTGAGTAGGTCGGCAAAGGCACCCGCGTCGAGGTGGTAGGCGTAGTTGCATTGACCCTGGTAATCCGATTCGGTGATGGTGCGCGGCGCGAGTCCCGCCTCGCACACGTGCTGCTGAAAATTCGATTCCGTCGCGTAGTTGGCGATGTCGGCGACATAGGGCGCCAGATCGATGCGCCCATAGCCTAGCGGCACCGTGAATGGGTGGTAATAAAAGTCGCCGTTGCCGTGCACCCAATCGACGAATTTGCCGCCCTGCTTGAAACCCGCGAAGCAGCGCCGGAATAGCTCGCTTTCTTTGATGCCGATTTGCTTGACGGTGTTTTTCATAGTCGGCCACGTGCCTTCGCCGACGCCCACGGTGGGAATGTCAGCCGATTCCACGAGGCTAACGATAAGATTGTCGGCGTGTTGGTGATGGGCCGCGATAATGCCGGCAGTCAGCCA includes:
- a CDS encoding tryptophan halogenase family protein; protein product: MSKPIQHILIVGGGTAGWLTAGIIAAHHQHADNLIVSLVESADIPTVGVGEGTWPTMKNTVKQIGIKESELFRRCFAGFKQGGKFVDWVHGNGDFYYHPFTVPLGYGRIDLAPYVADIANYATESNFQQHVCEAGLAPRTITESDYQGQCNYAYHLDAGAFADLLKEFCRDQLGVQHVVDTVQSAEQDASGALTAVQLEKRGLFEADLFVDCTGFASLLLGKQLGVPFLQKDDVLFNDRALAMQVPYANDSDPMACHTIATAQNAGWIWDIGLTSRRGVGHVYSSQYLSDDEAERNLRAYLGDRADGLDARHIKFGSGHRAEYWKHNCVAVGLSAGFVEPLEATAIMLVEISARYIAENLPPSGDIMPITARRFNQQMDYRWQRIIDFLKLHYMLNQRPEPYWAAHRDPDTIPDSLKEDLAMWQYRGPLRSDFDSAVELFPAASYQYVLYGMGFRPDFSNHAHLYSEREHATKIIQRNEQLTQQMLQKLPAHRDYIEQWLAARA